Below is a window of Tsuneonella deserti DNA.
CGTCGATCCCGTCGCCCGGCACGACCCTGAACGAGCTCGTCGGGGGCGCTCCGTCGAGCCATTCGGGAAAGAAGGTCGAGACTACCGCGTCGCCGACGCTGAACATCGTCACCCCTTCGCCCACGGCGGTTACCTCGCCGGCGCCATCGGACATGGGAATGCGTCCCTGTTCGGCAGGGATCATGCCGGAAACCACCGCGAAGTCGTGGAAGTTCAGGGAGCTCGCCCTGATCGCCACCGTGATTTCACCCGGGCCTGGATCGGCCGCGTTGGGAAGGTCCGTCAACGTCAGCGTTTCGAGCGTGGAGGGCGAAGCGCCCGTGCGTATTGCCTTGATATGAGCCTCCGGTCGGTTGGGTTGGGATGGACGCGAGGATACCGGGCGCTGCAGCGCCAGGTCATACTTGCGGGATCAGAATCTACTCCGCTGCTTCGGCAAGCTCCACGCGCTGGGGTCCTCGGATGAGGCCACCCGGCGTCTCGCCGGTCCACTCGCCCTCGCGGAACGTGACCTTGCCGTTCTTGATCGTGCAGAAGTAGCCTTCGGCCTTCTGCAGAAGGCGCTTGCCGCCGGCGGGAAGGTCGAACGCCAGCCACGGCTTGCCGAGTTTCAGCCGATCCATGTCGATGACATTGAGATCGGCCAGGTAGCCCGGTGCGAGCACGCCTCGGTCGTTGAGGCCGTAGAGCCGCGCGGTGTCCTGACACTGTCGTTTTATCGCATGCTCCAGCGAGATCCGTCCGTTCTGCCGGTCCCTGGCACGCTTGCGATCGCGCACCCAGTGCTGGAGCATGAAGGTCGGGCTGGCCGCGTCGCAGATCGTGCCGCAGTGCGCCCCGCCATCCGACAGCGAGTTCACCGTATCGTCGGCGTTCTGCAGGTCCTCGAGGAAGTCGAGGTTGCCCTGCGCGTAATTGAGGATCGGCAGGTAGATGAACCCCTTTCCATCGTCGCGGCACAGGAGATCGTAGGCGTATTCGTCACCCGACATGCCGGCTGCCGCGGCGCGGGCGGCGATGCTCTCGTCGGCCTGAGGCTCGTAGTCGAAATCGGGGTCCATCTCATACTGCATGGCCCATCCACCGCAGACGACCATGATCAGCCCAATGATGTCCCGGTTGACCTCGGAGAAGTCATTCTCCTCCGACAGGAGCTGTTTCTTGAAGGCCGGATCTAGCAACCTGGCTTTCTGCTCATCCCATGGAAGGTCGGCAATCGCCTGCCAGCTCGGCCGCAGGCGGAAGGGGTGGACCGTGCCCTGCCATGCCATCACGATGCCGTTGCCGCGCAGTGCGATCTGGGCGATGATGTTGGCGCCATTGTCGTTTTCGGCGCGCATCGAGGCGATCTGCTCTTCGAGCGGCAGTTCCTTGGCGATCGACTGTAGCGCCGCAAAGGTCACCGGCAGGCCGGTCTCGCGGCTGAGCTGGCCCATCCAGCCGAATTCATCCCACTCGCGCATCATGTCGCTGGCCATCTCGAATACGCCGTGACCCGCGCGGCCCATCGCACGGCCGATGCCGATCAGTTCCTCCGCGGTCGCGGTGGTGCCGGGCACCACTTCGCCATCGATCGAGCGGTGGAGAACGGTGCGCGAGGTGGAGAAGCCCAGCGCTCCGGCGCGGACGCCTTCCTCGACGATCTTGCCCATCGCCTCGATGTCATCGGCGGTGGGGACGGCGCCTGGCCGCTCGCGATCGCCGAGCACGTAAGCGCGCACCGCGCCGTGCGGCACGTGCGTGCCGACATCGACCGTGCGAGGAAGCTTCTCCAATGCATCCAGGTATTCGGGGAAAGTCTCCCAGTCCCACTTCATTCCTTCGGCGAGCGCGGTGCCGGGAATATCCTCGACGCCTTCCATCAGGCCGATCAGCCAGTTGTGCCGATCCGGGTGAGCCGGTGCGAAGCCAACGCCGCAATTGCCCATGACCACCGTCGTCACGCCATGCCAGCTCGACGGCGCCATTTCCTGGTCCCAGGTGGCCTGGCCATCGTAGTGAGTGTGAATGTCCACGAAGCCAGGGGTGACGATCTTGCCAGCAGCGTCAATTTCCTCGGCCGCATCGCCGCGCACTTCGCCCACCTGAACGATCAGGCCGTCCTTGATCGCGACATCGCCGGCAAAGCGCGGGTCGCCGGTTCCATCGACGATGGTGCCGTTGCGGATGATCAGGTCAAATGCGGGCATGTATGGGCTCCTCTCTCCACCGGCGAGAGTTACATGCTGCAAAAGCCGAGTCCAGTTGCTTTGTGCAACCTTGGTCGCTCCGGCGGGGCGGCCTGGCCTAACCCGCGCGCAGCTTTCGCAGCCCCTGGGTGACGGCGAGCGCGATGGCCGCCGCCGGGAAAAGCCAGATCAGTCGGCCCCATCCGGTTAGCGGGTCCACCAGGTCGCGAAGGGCCCAGACGACGAAAGCCGACGCCAGTGGAAGGATAATGAAGTTTGGCCAGGGCGCCTGCCGCAGTTGTGCCCGGCTCCATTCGTCCGCGTCGATCGCGCTGGCGACGGGCGCGCGGACCGATAGCTCGCGCTCCGGGCGGGACTGGTTACGCAAGTCCGCGACTACGAAGGCCGCGATCAGCAGGACGACGGGAATTACGATCCCCAGGACGATAGCGGTCTCGCCAGGGGTGAAGGGCAACTGCGCCATCAGGGGTCCCGCTCCGCCGCCCAGTACAATTGTCGTCACGAGGAGCGCCAGGCGAGCGATGCGCGTCTCTCTCATGTACCGTTGGAGGAAATCGGCCACCTGTTCCTCCGTGACCGGGAAGGCCGGGCCACGCCCGAATCGGCGATAAACCAGCGTGCCGCCTTCGCTAGAGAACTGGCGCATGAAGTGGGATGCAATATCGCTGGAGTTGAATGGCAAGGTTCAGCCCCGGG
It encodes the following:
- a CDS encoding N-acyl-D-amino-acid deacylase family protein → MPAFDLIIRNGTIVDGTGDPRFAGDVAIKDGLIVQVGEVRGDAAEEIDAAGKIVTPGFVDIHTHYDGQATWDQEMAPSSWHGVTTVVMGNCGVGFAPAHPDRHNWLIGLMEGVEDIPGTALAEGMKWDWETFPEYLDALEKLPRTVDVGTHVPHGAVRAYVLGDRERPGAVPTADDIEAMGKIVEEGVRAGALGFSTSRTVLHRSIDGEVVPGTTATAEELIGIGRAMGRAGHGVFEMASDMMREWDEFGWMGQLSRETGLPVTFAALQSIAKELPLEEQIASMRAENDNGANIIAQIALRGNGIVMAWQGTVHPFRLRPSWQAIADLPWDEQKARLLDPAFKKQLLSEENDFSEVNRDIIGLIMVVCGGWAMQYEMDPDFDYEPQADESIAARAAAAGMSGDEYAYDLLCRDDGKGFIYLPILNYAQGNLDFLEDLQNADDTVNSLSDGGAHCGTICDAASPTFMLQHWVRDRKRARDRQNGRISLEHAIKRQCQDTARLYGLNDRGVLAPGYLADLNVIDMDRLKLGKPWLAFDLPAGGKRLLQKAEGYFCTIKNGKVTFREGEWTGETPGGLIRGPQRVELAEAAE